One genomic region from Xylocopa sonorina isolate GNS202 chromosome 8, iyXylSono1_principal, whole genome shotgun sequence encodes:
- the LOC143426359 gene encoding pre-mRNA-splicing factor 38B isoform X1, which translates to MQEAKGADGSPWNNSSGCDEERRPAQKEGKKSNILPLWGNERTMNLNPLILTNIQSSHYFKVNLYELKTYHEVIDEIYYKVSHLEPWEKGSRKTAGQTGMCGGRFMQVRGVGAGGIVSTAYCLLYKLFTLRLTRKQLNALINHVDSPYIRALGFMYIRYTQPPADLFSWYSDYLEDEVELDVKAGGGQVMKMGDILKQFLTKLEWFSTLFPRIPVPIQKELEHRLAERFPQQSMNARNAKPPITLNSHGKYSNSSNRKDNGNLTSRNQPRHIPDSEAQWGEAERTSHWRARSDEDRKDKYRDRDRERDRIRERERERVRERDRERDRHFRRSSSRDRSRRQREYRSRSRDRSHRDRSRDRYRDKDRHRDRRGSPYDYATELARERERQRRE; encoded by the exons ATGCAAGAAGCGAAAGGAGCTGATG GTTCACCGTGGAACAATTCTAGTGGTTGCGATGAAGAACGACGGCCGGCTCAAAAGGAGGGTAAAAAATCAAATATACTACCGCTATGGGGAAATGAAAGGACTATGAATTTGAACCCATTAATCTTAACGAACATACAGTCGTCGCATTATTTTAAAGTGAACTTATATGAACTGAAAACGTACCATGAGGTTATCGATGAAATTTATtacaaagtatcgcatttggaaCCATGGGAGAAGGGAAGCAGGAAAACGGCAGGCCAGACTGGCATGTGTGGAGGC CGGTTCATGCAGGTCCGAGGAGTTGGCGCCGGAGGAATTGTTTCAACAGCTTATTGTCTACTATATAAACTCTTCACCTTGAGGTTAACACGGAAACAGTTAAATGCTCTTATCAATCATGTTGATTCACCATACATTCGAGCATTAGGATTTATGTATATTAG ATACACACAACCACCAGCTGACCTATTTAGTTGGTATAGCGATTATTTAGAAGACGAGGTAGAATTAGATGTAAAAGCCGGAGGAGGACAAGTAATGAAAATGGGTGATATTCTCAAACAATTTCTTACTAAGTTAGAGTGGTTTTCAACTTTATTCCCAAGAATACCAGTGCCTATACAAAAAGAACTTGAACATCGATTAGCGGAAAGATTCCCTCAGCAATCTATGAATGCACGAAACGCGAAACCACCTATCACACTAAATAGCCACGGAAAGTACAGTAACAGCAGTAATAGAAAAGATAACGGCAATCTTACCTCACGTAATCAACCACGACATATCCCGGATAGTGAAGCACAATGGGGTGAGGCTGAAAGAACAAGCCATTGGCGAGCCAG ATCTGATGAGGACCGTAAGGACAAGTACAGAGATCGAGACCGTGAGCGAGATCGCATAAGGGAAAGGGAACGAGAGCGTGTACGGGAAAGAGATCGAGAAAGGGATCGACATTTCAGACGATCCAGTAGCCGCGATCGAAGTCGGAGGCAAAGGGAATATAGAAGTCGTAGTAGAGACAGATCCCACAGAGACAGAAGTAGAGATCGTTATCGCGATAAAGATCGTCATCGAGATAG GAGAGGGTCGCCCTATGATTACGCTACAGAACTTGCTCGGGAAAGGGAGAGACAACGAAGAGAATAA
- the LOC143426359 gene encoding pre-mRNA-splicing factor 38B isoform X2, with amino-acid sequence MQEAKGADGSPWNNSSGCDEERRPAQKEGKKSNILPLWGNERTMNLNPLILTNIQSSHYFKVNLYELKTYHEVIDEIYYKVSHLEPWEKGSRKTAGQTGMCGGVRGVGAGGIVSTAYCLLYKLFTLRLTRKQLNALINHVDSPYIRALGFMYIRYTQPPADLFSWYSDYLEDEVELDVKAGGGQVMKMGDILKQFLTKLEWFSTLFPRIPVPIQKELEHRLAERFPQQSMNARNAKPPITLNSHGKYSNSSNRKDNGNLTSRNQPRHIPDSEAQWGEAERTSHWRARSDEDRKDKYRDRDRERDRIRERERERVRERDRERDRHFRRSSSRDRSRRQREYRSRSRDRSHRDRSRDRYRDKDRHRDRRGSPYDYATELARERERQRRE; translated from the exons ATGCAAGAAGCGAAAGGAGCTGATG GTTCACCGTGGAACAATTCTAGTGGTTGCGATGAAGAACGACGGCCGGCTCAAAAGGAGGGTAAAAAATCAAATATACTACCGCTATGGGGAAATGAAAGGACTATGAATTTGAACCCATTAATCTTAACGAACATACAGTCGTCGCATTATTTTAAAGTGAACTTATATGAACTGAAAACGTACCATGAGGTTATCGATGAAATTTATtacaaagtatcgcatttggaaCCATGGGAGAAGGGAAGCAGGAAAACGGCAGGCCAGACTGGCATGTGTGGAGGC GTCCGAGGAGTTGGCGCCGGAGGAATTGTTTCAACAGCTTATTGTCTACTATATAAACTCTTCACCTTGAGGTTAACACGGAAACAGTTAAATGCTCTTATCAATCATGTTGATTCACCATACATTCGAGCATTAGGATTTATGTATATTAG ATACACACAACCACCAGCTGACCTATTTAGTTGGTATAGCGATTATTTAGAAGACGAGGTAGAATTAGATGTAAAAGCCGGAGGAGGACAAGTAATGAAAATGGGTGATATTCTCAAACAATTTCTTACTAAGTTAGAGTGGTTTTCAACTTTATTCCCAAGAATACCAGTGCCTATACAAAAAGAACTTGAACATCGATTAGCGGAAAGATTCCCTCAGCAATCTATGAATGCACGAAACGCGAAACCACCTATCACACTAAATAGCCACGGAAAGTACAGTAACAGCAGTAATAGAAAAGATAACGGCAATCTTACCTCACGTAATCAACCACGACATATCCCGGATAGTGAAGCACAATGGGGTGAGGCTGAAAGAACAAGCCATTGGCGAGCCAG ATCTGATGAGGACCGTAAGGACAAGTACAGAGATCGAGACCGTGAGCGAGATCGCATAAGGGAAAGGGAACGAGAGCGTGTACGGGAAAGAGATCGAGAAAGGGATCGACATTTCAGACGATCCAGTAGCCGCGATCGAAGTCGGAGGCAAAGGGAATATAGAAGTCGTAGTAGAGACAGATCCCACAGAGACAGAAGTAGAGATCGTTATCGCGATAAAGATCGTCATCGAGATAG GAGAGGGTCGCCCTATGATTACGCTACAGAACTTGCTCGGGAAAGGGAGAGACAACGAAGAGAATAA
- the LOC143426359 gene encoding uncharacterized protein LOC143426359 isoform X3: MQIESSKYFRLSLLLYNQATISKYWPGTSLNSDTLSRQSHLTPHLLQSSMFSVRGVGAGGIVSTAYCLLYKLFTLRLTRKQLNALINHVDSPYIRALGFMYIRYTQPPADLFSWYSDYLEDEVELDVKAGGGQVMKMGDILKQFLTKLEWFSTLFPRIPVPIQKELEHRLAERFPQQSMNARNAKPPITLNSHGKYSNSSNRKDNGNLTSRNQPRHIPDSEAQWGEAERTSHWRARSDEDRKDKYRDRDRERDRIRERERERVRERDRERDRHFRRSSSRDRSRRQREYRSRSRDRSHRDRSRDRYRDKDRHRDRRGSPYDYATELARERERQRRE; this comes from the exons ATGCAGATCGAGAGTTCTAAATATTTTAGACTTTCGCTGCTATTGTATAATCAGGCGACGATATCAAAATATTGGCCTGGAACCAGTCTGAATTCAGACACGTTAAGCAGACAGTCTCACTTAACACCACACTTATTGCAGAGTAGCATGTTCTCG GTCCGAGGAGTTGGCGCCGGAGGAATTGTTTCAACAGCTTATTGTCTACTATATAAACTCTTCACCTTGAGGTTAACACGGAAACAGTTAAATGCTCTTATCAATCATGTTGATTCACCATACATTCGAGCATTAGGATTTATGTATATTAG ATACACACAACCACCAGCTGACCTATTTAGTTGGTATAGCGATTATTTAGAAGACGAGGTAGAATTAGATGTAAAAGCCGGAGGAGGACAAGTAATGAAAATGGGTGATATTCTCAAACAATTTCTTACTAAGTTAGAGTGGTTTTCAACTTTATTCCCAAGAATACCAGTGCCTATACAAAAAGAACTTGAACATCGATTAGCGGAAAGATTCCCTCAGCAATCTATGAATGCACGAAACGCGAAACCACCTATCACACTAAATAGCCACGGAAAGTACAGTAACAGCAGTAATAGAAAAGATAACGGCAATCTTACCTCACGTAATCAACCACGACATATCCCGGATAGTGAAGCACAATGGGGTGAGGCTGAAAGAACAAGCCATTGGCGAGCCAG ATCTGATGAGGACCGTAAGGACAAGTACAGAGATCGAGACCGTGAGCGAGATCGCATAAGGGAAAGGGAACGAGAGCGTGTACGGGAAAGAGATCGAGAAAGGGATCGACATTTCAGACGATCCAGTAGCCGCGATCGAAGTCGGAGGCAAAGGGAATATAGAAGTCGTAGTAGAGACAGATCCCACAGAGACAGAAGTAGAGATCGTTATCGCGATAAAGATCGTCATCGAGATAG GAGAGGGTCGCCCTATGATTACGCTACAGAACTTGCTCGGGAAAGGGAGAGACAACGAAGAGAATAA